The following are encoded together in the Culex pipiens pallens isolate TS chromosome 1, TS_CPP_V2, whole genome shotgun sequence genome:
- the LOC120422061 gene encoding rab11 family-interacting protein 5 isoform X1, with protein sequence MWSPTHIQVTVQRAKGLLIKGKHGTNNCFVIIALGKEKYQTSVKEKAPEAVDWHEECELQIPTHGNRAELVLTALHHNSLGIDEFLGQVVLPLSEMDVYERPRSRWFPLQSKPGKEKKAAKERGELEVRIAFTVKAGSLTDLSKKEKNKSSISNLASNVGGSLLSIGAIEKRKGLKKFAKSLGSKVHISGIGKKKNKESAGVEGLGDDGSSFTGSYSSIGTPSGLTSRQSRQTFGDADPGVISEDEDEFVFDNLSHKSSGSSLNINRHAQAQAQQQQQFQHLPKSATQSTSSTPDETRKHKSMTLPASAPSKPPRLLSESEEGGVPRDEWEQKLYGKHLEIGSTDSLKRRSWESSRVMLSVQQEEEEDQQQVLGRKVPQEPTVPAPTSVTAPTSPTLAEKNKSEEAADKPRPLPRVGSQDVAKVNDKLILDNGSSGSRRSINQPSPKLEKEHSSSSFTKKLKHFIKDHRAESMENLSSSKTKLNGTSKHHGNLHAGNERIIIGGENDMPTLSGVVRQSKLVTEVSPEIAAKYEGKTREDMMRIAHNLESEVQYQKQKVKELEDYLDSLLLKVMECQPRILQNPYQTKGGVAINHPTKSGIVGKQLMECIYL encoded by the exons TCAAATCCCCACCCACGGCAACCGCGCCGAGCTGGTCCTGACCGCGCTCCACCACAACTCGCTCGGCATCGACGAGTTCCTGGGCCAGGTCGTGCTTCCGCTCAGCGAGATGGACGTGTACGAGCGGCCCCGGTCGCGCTGGTTCCCACTCCAGAGTAAACCCGGCAAGGAGAAGAAGGCGGCCAAGGAGCGGGGCGAGCTGGAGGTCCGGATTGCGTTCACCGTGAAGGCCGGCTCGCTGACGGATCTGAGCAAGAAGGAGAAGAACAAGAGCTCGATCAGTAATTTGGCGTCCAATGTTGGCGGGTCGTTGCTGAGCATCGGGGCGATCGAGAAGCGAAAGGGGCTGAAGAAGTTTGCCAAGTCGCTGGGGTCGAAGGTTCACATCAGTGGAATCgggaagaagaagaacaagGAGAGTGCTGGGGTTGAAGGGTTGGGGGATGATGGGTCTTCGTTTACGGGAAGTTACTCGAGCATTGGGACGCCGAGCGGGTTGACCTCGCGCCAGTCCCGGCAGACGTTTGGAGACGCCGATCCGGGCGTGATCAGTGAAGACGAGGACGAGTTTGTGTTTGACAATCTGTCACACAAGAGTTCGGGGAGTTCGTTGAACATCAATCGGCATGCCCAAGCGCAagctcagcagcagcagcagtttcagcaTTTGCCAAAGTCGGCCACTCAATCGACGTCGTCGACGCCGGACGAAACGAGGAAACACAAATCGATGACGCTTCCGGCCTCGGCCCCGTCCAAACCTCCGAGGTTGCTTTCCGAGTCGGAAGAGGGCGGCGTTCCGCGGGACGAGTGGGAACAGAAGCTGTACGGGAAGCACTTGGAGATTGGAAGTACCGACTCGTTGAAGCGACGCTCGTGGGAGAGCTCCCGGGTGATGTTGTCCGTCCAGCAGGAAGAAGAAGAGGATCAGCAGCAGGTGCTGGGGAGGAAGGTCCCTCAAGAACCGACGGTACCGGCGCCGACCTCCGTCACCGCACCCACCTCGCCGACCCTGGCGGAAAAGAACAAATCTGAAGAGGCGGCGGACAAACCGCGGCCACTGCCTCGGGTAGGCTCGCAGGACGTCGCCAAGGTCAACGACAAGCTGATCCTGGACAACGGCTCCAGCGGAAGTCGCCGATCGATCAACCAACCATCCCCAAAGCTCGAAAAGGAGCACAGCAGTTCGTCGTTCACGAAGAAGCTGAAGCACTTTATCAAGGACCACCGGGCGGAATCGATGGAGAATCTGTCCTCGTCCAAGACCAAACTGAACGGCACCAGCAAGCACCACGGCAATCTGCACGCCGGAAACGAGCGCATCATCATAGGCGGCGAGAACGACATGCCGACCCTTTCGGGGGTGGTCCGCCAGAGCAAACTGGTCACGGAGGTGTCGCCGGAGATTGCGGCCAAGTACGAGGGCAAAACGCGCGAGGACATGATGCGGATCGCGCACAACCTCGAGAGCGAAGTGCAGTACCAGAAGCAGAAGGTCAAGGAGCTGGAGGACTATCTGGACAGTTTGCTGCTGAAGGTGATGGAGTGCCAGCCGCGGATACTGCAGAATCCGTACCAGACCAAGGGCGGCGTCGCGATCAACCATCCGACCAAGAG TGGCATTGTCGGCAAGCAGCTGATGGAGTGCATCTATCTTTAG
- the LOC120422081 gene encoding methionyl-tRNA formyltransferase, mitochondrial, producing MKILQNMCRNVFEYRRKVSLSCGRFYCNSPRDNSRLRVLFFGTDNFSLPSLRILNDSFKSNGTVTSLEVVTSFKATKNPLKRFADGENLRLHDWPLQQTGPEVHRNFDLGVVVSFGHLIPEALISSFRLGMLNVHASLLPKLRGAAPIVHAIAAGHAETGVTIMRIRPRHFDVGEILAQRHVPIGPHTLMPELHGQLANVGAAALLHCVENLDRYYRCLRTQDDGEATYAPKIVPQFADIRWAGMGAREVYDRFRALYSYRPLTTRLGAELVKIFRVSCDGEGEVGGGEEDFVPGEIRFCRKSKRLRVRCGDGNMVCVEQLSIGGKKVMSGQEFYNGFLSKLEPVNRVFINEN from the exons atgaaaatcctACAGAATATGTGCCGAAACGTGTTTGAATATCGAAGAAAAGTGTCGCTTTCTTGTGGGCGATTTTACTGTAACTCTCCTCGTGATAATAGCCGCTTGAGGGTTCTGTTTTTCGGAACGGATAACTTCTCACTGCCCAGTTTGCGGATTCTTAACGACAGTTT CAAATCCAACGGAACCGTTACCTCTCTGGAGGTGGTGACTTCATTCAAAGCAACCAAAAATCCGCTGAAGCGGTTTGCCGACGGCGAAAACCTCCGGCTGCACGATTGGCCCCTTCAGCAAACTGGACCAGAAGTTCACCGGAACTTTGATCTCGGTGTGGTCGTTTCGTTTGGACATTTGATTCCGGAGGCGCTGATTTCGTCCTTTCGATT AGGAATGCTCAACGTCCACGCGAGCCTCCTTCCCAAGCTGCGCGGAGCCGCTCCCATCGTGCACGCCATTGCCGCAGGCCACGCGGAAACGGGCGTGACCATCATGCGCATCCGGCCGCGGCACTTTGACGTGGGGGAAATCCTGGCCCAGCGGCACGTGCCCATCGGACCGCACACGCTGATGCCGGAACTGCACGGTCAGCTTGCGAATGTGGGGGCGGCCGCGTTGCTCCACTGCGTGGAGAATCTGGATCGGTACTACCGGTGCTTGCGGACGCAGGACGACGGGGAAGCGACTTATGCGCCGAAAATTGTGCCACAATTTGCGGACATTCGGTGGGCTGGGATGGGAGCGCGGGAGGTTTACGATCGGTTCCGGGCGCTGTACTCGTATCGACCGCTGACGACGAGGTTGGGCGCGGAGCTGGTTAAGATCTTCCGGGTGAGCTGTGACGGTGAGGGTGAGGTTGGTGGCGGAGAGGAGGATTTCGTGCCGGGAGAAATCCGATTTTGTCGGAAAAGTAAACGGTTGAGGGTTCGATGTGGGGACGGGAACATGGTGTGCGTCGAGCAGCTGTCCATCGGTGGGAAGAAAGTGATGAGCGGGCAGGAGTTCTACAACGGATTTCTGAGCAAGTTGGAGCCCGTGAACAGAGTGTTTATTAATGAGAATTGA
- the LOC120422061 gene encoding rab11 family-interacting protein 5 isoform X2, translating to MWSPTHIQVTVQRAKGLLIKGKHGTNNCFVIIALGKEKYQTSVKEKAPEAVDWHEECELQIPTHGNRAELVLTALHHNSLGIDEFLGQVVLPLSEMDVYERPRSRWFPLQSKPGKEKKAAKERGELEVRIAFTVKAGSLTDLSKKEKNKSSISNLASNVGGSLLSIGAIEKRKGLKKFAKSLGSKVHISGIGKKKNKESAGVEGLGDDGSSFTGSYSSIGTPSGLTSRQSRQTFGDADPGVISEDEDEFVFDNLSHKSSGSSLNINRHAQAQAQQQQQFQHLPKSATQSTSSTPDETRKHKSMTLPASAPSKPPRLLSESEEGGVPRDEWEQKLYGKHLEIGSTDSLKRRSWESSRVMLSVQQEEEEDQQQVLGRKVPQEPTVPAPTSVTAPTSPTLAEKNKSEEAADKPRPLPRVGSQDVAKVNDKLILDNGSSGSRRSINQPSPKLEKEHSSSSFTKKLKHFIKDHRAESMENLSSSKTKLNGTSKHHGNLHAGNERIIIGGENDMPTLSGVVRQSKLVTEVSPEIAAKYEGKTREDMMRIAHNLESEVQYQKQKVKELEDYLDSLLLKVMECQPRILQNPYQTKGGVAINHPTKSG from the exons TCAAATCCCCACCCACGGCAACCGCGCCGAGCTGGTCCTGACCGCGCTCCACCACAACTCGCTCGGCATCGACGAGTTCCTGGGCCAGGTCGTGCTTCCGCTCAGCGAGATGGACGTGTACGAGCGGCCCCGGTCGCGCTGGTTCCCACTCCAGAGTAAACCCGGCAAGGAGAAGAAGGCGGCCAAGGAGCGGGGCGAGCTGGAGGTCCGGATTGCGTTCACCGTGAAGGCCGGCTCGCTGACGGATCTGAGCAAGAAGGAGAAGAACAAGAGCTCGATCAGTAATTTGGCGTCCAATGTTGGCGGGTCGTTGCTGAGCATCGGGGCGATCGAGAAGCGAAAGGGGCTGAAGAAGTTTGCCAAGTCGCTGGGGTCGAAGGTTCACATCAGTGGAATCgggaagaagaagaacaagGAGAGTGCTGGGGTTGAAGGGTTGGGGGATGATGGGTCTTCGTTTACGGGAAGTTACTCGAGCATTGGGACGCCGAGCGGGTTGACCTCGCGCCAGTCCCGGCAGACGTTTGGAGACGCCGATCCGGGCGTGATCAGTGAAGACGAGGACGAGTTTGTGTTTGACAATCTGTCACACAAGAGTTCGGGGAGTTCGTTGAACATCAATCGGCATGCCCAAGCGCAagctcagcagcagcagcagtttcagcaTTTGCCAAAGTCGGCCACTCAATCGACGTCGTCGACGCCGGACGAAACGAGGAAACACAAATCGATGACGCTTCCGGCCTCGGCCCCGTCCAAACCTCCGAGGTTGCTTTCCGAGTCGGAAGAGGGCGGCGTTCCGCGGGACGAGTGGGAACAGAAGCTGTACGGGAAGCACTTGGAGATTGGAAGTACCGACTCGTTGAAGCGACGCTCGTGGGAGAGCTCCCGGGTGATGTTGTCCGTCCAGCAGGAAGAAGAAGAGGATCAGCAGCAGGTGCTGGGGAGGAAGGTCCCTCAAGAACCGACGGTACCGGCGCCGACCTCCGTCACCGCACCCACCTCGCCGACCCTGGCGGAAAAGAACAAATCTGAAGAGGCGGCGGACAAACCGCGGCCACTGCCTCGGGTAGGCTCGCAGGACGTCGCCAAGGTCAACGACAAGCTGATCCTGGACAACGGCTCCAGCGGAAGTCGCCGATCGATCAACCAACCATCCCCAAAGCTCGAAAAGGAGCACAGCAGTTCGTCGTTCACGAAGAAGCTGAAGCACTTTATCAAGGACCACCGGGCGGAATCGATGGAGAATCTGTCCTCGTCCAAGACCAAACTGAACGGCACCAGCAAGCACCACGGCAATCTGCACGCCGGAAACGAGCGCATCATCATAGGCGGCGAGAACGACATGCCGACCCTTTCGGGGGTGGTCCGCCAGAGCAAACTGGTCACGGAGGTGTCGCCGGAGATTGCGGCCAAGTACGAGGGCAAAACGCGCGAGGACATGATGCGGATCGCGCACAACCTCGAGAGCGAAGTGCAGTACCAGAAGCAGAAGGTCAAGGAGCTGGAGGACTATCTGGACAGTTTGCTGCTGAAGGTGATGGAGTGCCAGCCGCGGATACTGCAGAATCCGTACCAGACCAAGGGCGGCGTCGCGATCAACCATCCGACCAAGAG TGGATGA